The bacterium genomic interval TGCTCGTCGAGCTGGACCCCATAGACGAAGAGCGCCGGGTCAAACAGGCCGAGGTGAATCTGTCGTCATCGAAGGCCAGGCTGGTTCAGGCTCAGCAGAATTTGAAGACAGCTGAGCGGGACCTGACCAACGATATGGCGCGGGCCCAGGCAGCTCTCAAGTCGGCTCGGGTCAAGTTCCAAGATGCCCATGCTAAGGCGGAGCGCACCAAGAAGCTGCTTGAGGCAAACCGCGTCAGCATCGAGGAGAATGAGACTGCGCAGACTGCCGCCTCTCTTGCTACCGCTGATTTGGAGAACGCTAAGATCACGTTAGCGGAGCTCGAGGTCAAGAAAGACGCTCTGGAAGTGCTGCGTCAGGACGTTGCACTGGCAGAGGACCAGGTTGAATCCAACGAGATCGAGCTTGAAATGGCGCGACAGCGGCTCAAGGACACAAAGGTCTTTGCGCCAATCGATGGTGTGGTTGCTGACCGCCAGGTGGAGGTTGGGCAGATCATATCATCCCCCACCAGCAATGTGGGCGGCGGGACGACCTTGCTTGTCCTATCGGACCTCTCGCGGCTTTTCGTCCTCGCCTCGGTCGATGAGAGCGACATCGGCACGATTGAGGTCGGGCAGCGAGTGACGATCACGGCCGACGCCTTTCCTGACAAAGAGTTTTACGGGAAGGTTGTTCGCGTGGCCGCAAGAGGGGAGAAC includes:
- a CDS encoding HlyD family efflux transporter periplasmic adaptor subunit, whose amino-acid sequence is MKRKIVIITIVCVGIAIGCYLWNNGGNGDPADDSQATTVRPTHAPIQLKIESTGRVVSNLDVEIKCKASGEVTGVPYDVSDPVKKADLLVELDPIDEERRVKQAEVNLSSSKARLVQAQQNLKTAERDLTNDMARAQAALKSARVKFQDAHAKAERTKKLLEANRVSIEENETAQTAASLATADLENAKITLAELEVKKDALEVLRQDVALAEDQVESNEIELEMARQRLKDTKVFAPIDGVVADRQVEVGQIISSPTSNVGGGTTLLVLSDLSRLFVLASVDESDIGTIEVGQRVTITADAFPDKEFYGKVVRVAARGEN